A single genomic interval of Ruminococcus sp. NK3A76 harbors:
- a CDS encoding leucine-rich repeat domain-containing protein — protein MKKRILALVTALGFALSGAAVLPEGAVSLGSYIEANAVEETLIYGDFKYTLYIDEYDENIDPFITINEYIGSGTEIIIPEKINGVNVIGVSSTLIPDEKRESIKKISFPKTVNHIAGGMGKHIFDNCINLADIETENTGIIYINIPYSGINSTKWYKNQKDGVIYFGNVAISYKGDVPSNGIINVRSGTVSISDWCFSYDYIDETHEFIYKHAKTINIPDSVTQIGQYAFSDFNVDTINIGSGYCYSLDKDYFPQFEQYYGVENRIKAINISKDNPYYSSLKGMVYNKDKTHILYIPPEIENVEISSQINDIFIDRNPFLSCNAIKTITVEKGNKYYTAVNNALYDIDVTKLLLCANIDSLTIPSTVKEIGDYAFRPGKDVRERISKSDFSIIMGTDVFISWYRELYGLSVYVEQIQYENGTYYYLTSPKCTNATIPKTVKKIGYNALMGTELYKKWALYHTKDNPYLIVNNILLLADCSDHELYDNSGNEIGKDYYLTGKMIIPKNVVEIQRNAFYVGDKFSKDRYNSITEIVFPENAVIDGLVLNDVTFQKLEKIDIPKSTKINGELNLSGCSKLKSIVIPIGSDVSGISLYNCSSLQEFVIPESTKCLFSYSFTGCNNLKKLTIPKSVDYIDYRSIGFYTDEKTYEAKKITDFIIYCYKDSEAEKYAIENEIEYVVLQETHTHSYTSKVTTTATCTKNGVKTYTCSCGDSYTETIKATGHKYTEKVVKPTYDAQGYTLHTCSVCGNSYKDNIKTKLTRTSIAKAKITGLSNKTYTGKAITQKPVVKLGSKTLKSGTDYTVSYKNNKAMGTATVTITGKGAYTGTAKATFKINPKKTTLKSVTSPKTKQLKATYSKVSGVTGYQITYSTSSKFTKATTKSVNASGTSKTISKLTKGKTYYVKVRSYKTVSGTKYYSGYSAVKKVKIK, from the coding sequence ATGAAAAAAAGGATACTGGCGTTAGTAACAGCGCTTGGGTTTGCGCTCAGCGGTGCGGCGGTACTGCCGGAGGGGGCTGTGTCATTGGGGTCTTATATTGAGGCAAATGCAGTTGAAGAAACACTAATATATGGTGATTTTAAGTACACACTTTATATAGATGAATATGATGAAAACATTGATCCATTCATTACTATTAATGAATATATTGGATCAGGAACTGAAATAATTATTCCGGAAAAAATCAATGGCGTAAATGTTATTGGAGTCAGTAGTACATTAATACCTGATGAAAAGCGAGAAAGCATTAAAAAAATCTCTTTTCCCAAAACTGTTAATCATATTGCTGGCGGTATGGGCAAGCATATATTTGACAATTGTATCAATCTTGCTGATATTGAAACGGAAAACACAGGTATCATTTATATTAATATTCCTTATTCAGGTATTAACTCAACAAAGTGGTATAAGAATCAAAAGGATGGTGTAATCTACTTTGGTAATGTCGCAATAAGTTATAAAGGTGATGTGCCTAGTAATGGAATTATAAATGTAAGATCTGGAACAGTATCTATAAGTGACTGGTGTTTCAGTTATGATTATATTGATGAAACACATGAATTCATTTATAAACACGCTAAAACTATTAATATTCCTGATAGTGTTACGCAGATTGGTCAATATGCTTTTTCGGATTTCAATGTTGATACAATAAACATTGGGAGCGGCTATTGTTATTCTTTAGATAAAGACTATTTTCCTCAATTTGAACAGTATTATGGAGTCGAAAATAGGATAAAAGCTATTAATATTTCAAAAGATAATCCATATTATTCATCATTAAAGGGTATGGTATATAATAAAGATAAAACTCATATATTATATATCCCCCCTGAAATTGAAAATGTTGAAATTTCAAGCCAAATAAATGATATCTTTATTGATAGAAATCCATTTTTATCTTGTAATGCAATAAAAACAATAACGGTTGAAAAGGGCAATAAGTATTATACTGCCGTTAATAATGCGTTGTATGATATAGATGTCACTAAACTATTACTTTGTGCGAATATAGATAGCCTTACAATTCCAAGTACAGTTAAGGAAATAGGTGACTATGCTTTTAGACCCGGTAAAGACGTTAGAGAAAGAATCAGTAAGTCTGATTTTTCAATAATAATGGGTACAGATGTTTTTATCAGTTGGTATAGAGAATTATACGGATTAAGTGTTTATGTAGAACAAATACAATATGAAAACGGTACATACTATTATCTTACATCTCCTAAGTGCACAAATGCAACTATACCAAAAACTGTAAAGAAGATAGGATATAATGCATTGATGGGAACGGAATTATACAAAAAATGGGCATTATATCATACAAAGGATAATCCTTACCTGATTGTTAATAATATACTGCTTCTTGCAGACTGTAGTGATCATGAATTATATGACAACAGTGGCAATGAAATTGGGAAAGATTATTATTTAACGGGTAAGATGATAATACCGAAAAACGTTGTTGAAATCCAAAGGAACGCTTTTTACGTTGGTGATAAGTTTTCTAAAGATCGATATAACAGTATCACAGAAATCGTATTTCCTGAAAATGCGGTAATTGACGGTTTAGTATTAAATGATGTGACATTTCAAAAGCTTGAGAAAATAGATATCCCCAAGAGTACAAAGATTAATGGTGAATTGAATTTAAGTGGTTGTTCTAAACTAAAAAGTATAGTAATACCAATAGGTTCTGATGTTTCTGGGATAAGTCTATATAATTGCAGCAGTCTTCAAGAATTTGTTATACCTGAATCAACAAAGTGTTTGTTTAGTTATTCTTTCACTGGATGTAATAATCTCAAAAAACTAACCATACCCAAAAGTGTAGATTATATTGATTATAGATCAATAGGTTTTTATACAGATGAAAAGACTTATGAGGCTAAAAAGATTACTGATTTTATTATCTACTGCTATAAAGATAGTGAAGCTGAAAAATATGCAATTGAAAATGAAATAGAATATGTAGTCTTACAAGAGACACACACCCACTCCTACACCTCAAAGGTAACAACAACTGCAACCTGCACAAAGAACGGCGTGAAGACCTACACCTGCTCGTGTGGTGACAGCTATACCGAAACAATAAAGGCAACAGGTCATAAGTACACCGAAAAGGTAGTAAAGCCCACCTACGATGCACAGGGCTATACCCTTCACACCTGCTCAGTATGCGGTAACAGCTACAAGGATAATATCAAGACTAAGCTGACAAGAACAAGTATAGCTAAGGCGAAGATAACAGGCCTGTCGAATAAGACATACACAGGAAAGGCTATAACTCAGAAGCCTGTTGTAAAGCTCGGCAGCAAGACGCTCAAATCGGGTACAGACTACACAGTATCGTACAAGAACAATAAGGCAATGGGTACTGCAACAGTCACGATAACAGGTAAAGGCGCATACACAGGTACAGCAAAGGCGACCTTCAAGATCAACCCGAAAAAGACTACGCTCAAATCAGTAACAAGTCCTAAGACTAAGCAGCTGAAAGCCACATATAGCAAGGTATCAGGCGTAACGGGTTATCAGATAACCTACTCGACTTCTAGCAAGTTTACTAAGGCGACTACCAAATCAGTAAACGCAAGTGGTACATCAAAGACAATAAGCAAGCTCACAAAGGGCAAGACTTATTATGTCAAGGTACGCAGCTATAAGACTGTTAGTGGTACTAAGTATTACAGCGGTTACTCAGCAGTAAAGAAGGTTAAGATAAAGTAG